The following is a genomic window from Aquificota bacterium.
TGAGGTGCTTCTGCTTGGATATGTGCTTAGCCTTTGTGGTTTAATATTAGTAAGACCAAAAGAGGAGGATGTGAGATGAACAGAGAAGAGATCATTCAAAAACTCTTACAGGAAAACAAGGAATTTAAGTATCACTATGAAAAGCACCATGAGCTTGATGCCAAGATTGATAAATTGGAAAAGCATCACCCAATGACCCATGAATTGGAAATGGAAATAGAGGCACTAAAAAAGGAAAGGCTTTATCATAGGGATATGATGGAGGCTATAATAAGCCAATATATGAAGGCGCACACATGAAGAGCCATACGACCTATCTTACCTTTCAAACCAAGAATAGAAGGGAACTTATAAGGATAACGGAGGAGGTCAAAAGGATAGTGGAGGAGTCTGGCATAAGAGAAGGATTATGCCTTGTATCCTCTAT
Proteins encoded in this region:
- a CDS encoding YdcH family protein; amino-acid sequence: MNREEIIQKLLQENKEFKYHYEKHHELDAKIDKLEKHHPMTHELEMEIEALKKERLYHRDMMEAIISQYMKAHT